One Methylobacterium oryzae DNA window includes the following coding sequences:
- a CDS encoding ABC transporter permease, translating to MGESLATGRFRPGVDPLGAAFAAVLALSLLALPLMTTRPNRIAAGTALTAWSALPPGAALLLGGVVALALPPLVLRSAPILRLAAAAAVLLLLGLAAGWAADHLTAPGDRYGRVSPDAGWWLASGTAALAAGDGLARLRPGPVLRIAALALLVAATGLALRTGFWDNLSVLREYAGRSDTFGRELRTHAALALASVAAAALVGIPAAVLARPVQPLRAGLLTSLNVVQTVPSMALFGMLIAPLAWIGREVPGAAALGIAGIGAAPAFVALFAYALLPVAAATVAGLDAVPRPVRDAARGVGMTARQRLFQVDLPLALPAILTGIRIVLVQNIGLAVIAGLVGGGGLGVFVFQGISQNAGDLVLLGALPTVAMATGAAVLLDAVIDLSRGRAAERIP from the coding sequence ATGGGGGAATCCCTCGCGACCGGGCGGTTTCGCCCGGGCGTCGATCCGCTGGGCGCGGCCTTCGCGGCCGTCCTGGCACTGAGCCTGCTCGCCCTGCCGCTGATGACGACCCGGCCGAACCGGATCGCGGCCGGCACCGCGCTGACGGCGTGGTCGGCGCTCCCTCCCGGCGCGGCGCTCCTCCTCGGGGGCGTCGTCGCCCTCGCGCTGCCGCCGCTGGTCCTGCGGTCGGCGCCGATCCTGCGGCTGGCTGCCGCCGCCGCGGTCCTGCTGCTGCTCGGCCTCGCGGCCGGCTGGGCGGCCGATCACCTGACCGCGCCGGGCGACCGGTACGGCCGGGTCTCGCCGGACGCGGGCTGGTGGCTCGCCTCCGGGACGGCGGCCCTCGCGGCCGGCGACGGGCTGGCGCGGCTGCGGCCGGGGCCGGTCCTGCGGATCGCCGCGCTCGCCCTGCTGGTCGCCGCGACGGGGCTCGCCCTGCGCACCGGCTTCTGGGACAACCTCTCGGTCCTGCGGGAATATGCCGGCCGCTCCGACACGTTCGGCCGGGAGCTGCGGACCCACGCCGCCCTCGCCCTCGCATCGGTGGCGGCCGCCGCCCTGGTCGGGATCCCGGCGGCCGTGCTGGCGCGCCCGGTCCAGCCCCTGCGGGCGGGCCTGCTCACGAGCCTCAACGTCGTGCAGACCGTCCCGTCCATGGCGCTGTTCGGCATGCTGATCGCGCCCCTGGCCTGGATCGGCCGGGAGGTGCCGGGCGCGGCCGCCCTCGGCATCGCGGGGATCGGCGCCGCGCCGGCCTTCGTGGCGCTGTTCGCCTACGCGCTCCTGCCCGTGGCCGCCGCGACCGTCGCGGGCCTCGACGCGGTGCCCCGGCCGGTGCGCGACGCCGCCCGGGGCGTCGGCATGACCGCGCGCCAGCGGCTGTTCCAGGTCGACCTGCCCCTCGCCCTGCCGGCGATCCTGACCGGGATCCGGATCGTCCTCGTCCAGAATATCGGCCTCGCGGTGATCGCGGGTCTCGTGGGCGGCGGCGGCCTCGGCGTGTTCGTCTTCCAGGGCATCAGCCAGAACGCGGGCGACCTCGTCCTGCTCGGCGCGCTGCCGACCGTCGCCATGGCGACCGGCGCCGCGGTGCTGCTCGACGCCGTCATCGACCTGAGCCGCGGCCGCGCGGCGGAGCGGATCCCATGA
- a CDS encoding ABC transporter ATP-binding protein has product MIDLAGVSRVFEGRTVVADVTLRVETGTILTVVGTSGSGKTTLLRMINRLIEPSAGTIRIAGRDVREVPPHLLRRGIGYAIQGHGLFPHRTVAENIAVVPRLVGWDRRRIAARVDELLGLFNLDPAIYRDRLPAALSGGEQQRIGVARALAAEPPILLMDEPFGALDPIIRGRAQADLLAIQARYGTTIVLVTHDMTEALHLGDRVAVMDGGRLVQEAAPADLVGAPATAFVGALLGSGDRAFQLMALRAVDDLIEPGPAPGPPIPAGTTVRAALAESLWSRRPALPVSRDGVVLGRVTREALEARGARP; this is encoded by the coding sequence ATGATCGACCTCGCCGGGGTGAGCCGCGTCTTCGAGGGGCGCACGGTGGTGGCGGACGTCACCCTGCGGGTCGAGACCGGGACGATCCTGACGGTGGTCGGCACCTCGGGATCGGGCAAGACCACCCTGCTGCGCATGATCAACCGCCTGATCGAGCCGAGCGCCGGGACGATCCGGATCGCGGGCCGGGACGTCCGGGAGGTGCCGCCGCACCTGCTGCGGCGCGGGATCGGCTACGCCATCCAGGGCCACGGGCTGTTCCCCCACCGCACGGTCGCGGAGAACATCGCGGTGGTGCCGAGGCTCGTCGGCTGGGACCGCCGGCGGATCGCCGCGCGGGTCGACGAGCTCCTCGGCCTGTTCAACCTCGATCCGGCGATCTACCGGGACCGCCTGCCGGCGGCGCTCTCCGGCGGCGAGCAGCAGCGGATCGGCGTCGCCCGCGCGCTCGCGGCCGAGCCGCCGATCCTGCTCATGGACGAGCCCTTCGGCGCCCTCGATCCGATCATCCGCGGGCGGGCGCAGGCGGACCTTCTGGCGATCCAGGCGCGCTACGGCACCACGATCGTGCTGGTGACCCACGACATGACCGAGGCCCTGCATCTCGGCGACCGGGTCGCCGTGATGGATGGCGGGCGCCTCGTGCAGGAGGCCGCGCCGGCAGACCTCGTCGGCGCGCCCGCCACCGCCTTCGTCGGCGCCCTCCTCGGCAGCGGCGACCGGGCCTTCCAGCTCATGGCCCTGCGCGCCGTGGACGATCTGATCGAGCCCGGCCCGGCGCCGGGCCCGCCCATCCCGGCCGGGACCACGGTGCGGGCCGCCCTCGCCGAGAGCCTGTGGTCCCGGCGCCCGGCGCTGCCGGTCAGCCGCGACGGCGTCGTCCTGGGCCGGGTGACGCGGGAGGCCCTCGAGGCGCGGGGCGCCCGGCCGTGA
- a CDS encoding MucR family transcriptional regulator: MRKNQDQLEPTISDVALRVVTAYLSNNALPHTSIPPLLLTVHGALSALTDRPAVVEAPPEQPDAAQIRGSVRQDGIVSFIDGRSYKTMKRHLTAHGLTPELYRARYGLPDDYPMTAPGYAERRSEIAKAIRLGSKAA, encoded by the coding sequence TTGCGCAAGAACCAGGACCAGCTCGAGCCGACCATCAGCGACGTGGCCCTGCGCGTCGTGACCGCCTATCTGTCGAACAACGCGCTGCCGCACACCAGCATACCGCCGCTCCTGCTCACCGTGCACGGCGCGCTCTCCGCGCTCACCGACCGGCCCGCGGTCGTCGAGGCGCCGCCCGAGCAGCCCGACGCCGCTCAGATCCGCGGCTCGGTCCGCCAGGACGGCATCGTCAGCTTCATCGACGGCCGGTCGTACAAGACCATGAAGCGGCATCTCACGGCGCACGGGCTGACGCCGGAACTCTACCGCGCGCGCTACGGGCTGCCGGACGATTACCCGATGACCGCGCCGGGCTACGCCGAGCGCCGGTCAGAGATCGCCAAGGCGATCCGGCTCGGCAGCAAGGCCGCCTGA
- a CDS encoding ABC transporter permease, whose product MIRAPQIARAALLALLGAFLVAPGWFAPLFRPFAPGDTPPIYAQTPLLTLAVNHLLLVATATVTAAAIALGLAVAATRPAGRDVLPFARSVARIGQTFPPVAVLALAVPILGFGAVPTLIALVLYGLLPIFETALTGLEDLDPALMEAARGMGLTDRQRLVRVELPLALPMILSGIRLAAIIGLATATIGSTVAASTLGEVIISGLLTGNTAYVLQGGLVVSALALLIDGGFRRLERGAARRAGFPS is encoded by the coding sequence GTGATCCGCGCCCCGCAGATCGCCCGGGCCGCGCTCCTCGCCCTGCTCGGGGCGTTCCTGGTCGCTCCGGGGTGGTTCGCGCCCCTGTTCCGGCCCTTCGCCCCCGGCGACACGCCGCCGATCTACGCCCAGACGCCGCTGCTGACGCTCGCCGTCAACCACCTCCTGCTCGTCGCCACCGCGACCGTGACCGCGGCCGCGATCGCCCTCGGCCTCGCGGTCGCGGCCACGCGGCCGGCCGGCCGCGACGTGCTGCCCTTCGCCCGGTCGGTGGCCCGAATCGGGCAGACCTTCCCGCCCGTCGCGGTCCTGGCCCTGGCCGTGCCGATCCTCGGGTTCGGCGCGGTCCCGACCCTGATCGCCCTCGTCCTCTACGGGCTCCTGCCGATCTTCGAGACCGCGCTCACCGGGCTCGAGGATCTCGACCCGGCGCTGATGGAGGCCGCCCGCGGCATGGGTCTGACCGACCGGCAGCGACTCGTCCGCGTCGAGCTGCCCCTGGCGCTGCCCATGATCCTGTCGGGGATCCGCCTCGCCGCGATCATCGGGCTGGCGACGGCGACCATCGGCTCCACGGTCGCCGCCAGCACCCTCGGCGAGGTGATCATCTCCGGCCTGCTGACCGGCAACACCGCCTACGTCCTGCAGGGCGGCCTCGTCGTGTCCGCGCTGGCGCTCCTGATCGACGGCGGTTTCCGCCGACTCGAGCGCGGCGCGGCACGCCGGGCTGGATTTCCTTCCTAG
- a CDS encoding ABC transporter substrate-binding protein, whose protein sequence is MVKRIRAGLVAAGLALLTAQCAPTPGAPAAGIVVASKLDTEGGVLGNIILQALQARGLPTVDKIQLGATAIVRQALIEGQIDIYPEYTGNAAFFFGKADLPVWKDPEAAYRTARDLDRAANDLVWLTPASANNTWAIAVREEVARAAGLRTMSDFGRYVAGGGAIKLAASSEFVTSPGALPAFGRAYGFTLRPDQLVILAGGDTAATIAAAARGTSGTNAAMVFGTDGSMAVARLVMLDDDKGVQPVYQPAPVVRGAVLKAHPEIAAVLDPIFRKLDLATLRDLNGRVQIGGEPASAVAADFLRQNGFVR, encoded by the coding sequence ATGGTGAAGCGGATCCGGGCGGGGCTCGTCGCGGCAGGGCTCGCGCTGCTGACAGCCCAGTGCGCGCCCACGCCCGGCGCGCCGGCGGCCGGGATCGTCGTCGCCTCCAAGCTCGACACGGAGGGCGGGGTGCTCGGGAACATCATCCTGCAGGCGCTCCAGGCCCGAGGCCTGCCGACCGTCGACAAGATCCAGCTCGGCGCCACCGCGATCGTCCGCCAGGCCCTGATCGAGGGGCAGATCGACATCTATCCCGAATACACCGGCAACGCGGCGTTCTTCTTCGGGAAGGCCGATCTCCCGGTCTGGAAGGACCCGGAGGCGGCCTACCGCACGGCCCGGGACCTGGATCGCGCGGCCAACGACCTCGTCTGGCTGACGCCCGCCTCGGCCAACAACACCTGGGCGATCGCGGTGCGCGAGGAGGTCGCGCGGGCCGCGGGCCTGAGGACCATGAGCGACTTCGGCCGCTACGTGGCGGGCGGCGGCGCGATCAAGCTCGCCGCCTCGTCGGAATTCGTGACCAGCCCGGGGGCGCTGCCGGCCTTCGGCCGGGCCTACGGCTTCACCCTCCGGCCGGACCAGCTCGTCATCCTGGCCGGCGGCGACACGGCCGCGACGATCGCGGCGGCGGCGCGGGGCACCTCCGGCACGAACGCCGCCATGGTGTTCGGCACCGACGGCAGCATGGCGGTCGCGCGCCTCGTCATGCTGGACGACGACAAGGGCGTCCAGCCAGTCTACCAGCCGGCGCCGGTGGTCCGCGGCGCGGTCCTCAAGGCCCATCCGGAGATCGCCGCGGTGCTGGACCCGATCTTCCGCAAGCTCGATCTGGCCACGCTCCGGGATCTCAACGGCCGGGTCCAGATCGGCGGCGAGCCGGCCTCTGCGGTCGCGGCGGACTTCCTCCGGCAAAACGGGTTCGTGCGGTGA
- a CDS encoding alpha/beta fold hydrolase, which produces MLRTAIAVTLLLAGAPAWAGPRWQDLPPTPAPVAGTVSGRAAVNGIRLYYATIGNGPPVVLLHGGLSNSDYWGHQVAALAARRTVILVDSRGHGRSTRDDRPFGYDLMTDDVVGLLDVLKIPRADIVGWSDGAILGLDMAMRHPDRVGKVFAFGANADPSGLIEGVETNPTFAAFIDRAGKEYEALSPTPKDYAAFVDAVGRMWGGQPRWTEADLKRIRAPVLIADGDHDEVIKRAHTEYLAATIPGAGLLILPNASHFAFLQDPALFNAALLGFLDGP; this is translated from the coding sequence ATGCTTCGGACTGCGATCGCCGTGACGCTTCTGCTGGCCGGAGCCCCGGCCTGGGCCGGACCGCGCTGGCAGGACCTGCCGCCGACCCCCGCGCCGGTCGCCGGCACGGTCTCCGGTCGCGCCGCTGTCAACGGCATCCGGCTGTATTACGCCACGATCGGCAACGGTCCGCCGGTCGTCCTGCTGCACGGCGGCCTGTCGAACTCCGATTACTGGGGCCACCAGGTCGCGGCGCTCGCCGCCCGCCGCACGGTCATCCTCGTGGACAGCCGCGGGCACGGCCGCAGCACCCGGGACGATCGGCCATTCGGCTACGACCTGATGACCGACGACGTGGTCGGGCTGCTCGACGTGCTGAAGATCCCGCGCGCCGACATCGTCGGGTGGAGCGACGGCGCGATCCTCGGTCTCGACATGGCGATGCGCCACCCCGACCGCGTCGGCAAGGTGTTCGCGTTCGGGGCCAACGCCGACCCGTCGGGCCTGATCGAGGGCGTGGAGACGAACCCGACCTTCGCCGCCTTCATCGACCGAGCCGGCAAGGAGTACGAGGCCCTCTCGCCGACCCCGAAGGACTACGCCGCCTTCGTCGACGCGGTTGGCCGGATGTGGGGCGGGCAGCCGCGCTGGACCGAAGCCGATCTGAAGCGGATCCGCGCGCCGGTCCTCATCGCGGACGGCGACCACGACGAGGTTATCAAGCGCGCGCACACCGAGTACCTCGCTGCCACGATTCCCGGGGCTGGGCTGCTGATCCTGCCCAATGCCAGCCACTTCGCGTTCCTCCAGGATCCGGCGCTCTTCAACGCGGCGCTCCTCGGCTTCCTGGACGGGCCTTGA